In the Devosia sp. SL43 genome, one interval contains:
- a CDS encoding LysR family transcriptional regulator has protein sequence MDKLLNQFLAVAEAGTISGAATALFVTQPTLTFNMKKLEETMGVPLLTRSSRGVELTPYGETLYQNARLMRRLYDNTLKAIENQRGRTEQGLSIGTGYSWWTFFIRDMVVEYSQSFPNSRIHVSLGNQLRCMDQLLSGDISLFVAHEIEGLNRSTGARFIPLAEIGQGYFVRAGHPLLRAPRSIAEIEAYPAVTSSMPETRHQRFFETWSRTTGSSAAFDQGKYAFASNSLAACLDFVARTEAVINHTDVMEAEFERRGLKRVTVTEPTRRSMIGIYVLNERADEPRVADLIAWLEAAARAALPALG, from the coding sequence GTGGACAAGCTGCTCAACCAATTCCTGGCAGTGGCCGAGGCCGGCACCATCAGCGGCGCGGCGACGGCGCTCTTCGTCACGCAGCCGACGCTGACCTTCAATATGAAGAAGCTCGAAGAGACGATGGGCGTGCCGCTACTGACCCGCTCGTCGCGCGGCGTCGAACTCACGCCCTATGGCGAGACGCTTTACCAGAACGCGCGGCTGATGCGCCGCCTCTACGACAACACGCTCAAGGCCATCGAAAACCAGCGCGGCCGCACCGAGCAGGGCCTCAGCATCGGCACCGGCTATTCCTGGTGGACCTTCTTCATCCGCGACATGGTGGTCGAGTATTCGCAGAGCTTTCCCAATTCGCGCATCCATGTGAGCCTGGGCAACCAGCTGCGCTGCATGGACCAGTTGCTATCAGGCGACATTTCGCTGTTCGTCGCCCACGAAATTGAAGGTCTCAACCGCAGCACTGGGGCGCGGTTCATTCCGTTGGCCGAGATCGGTCAGGGCTATTTCGTGCGCGCCGGTCATCCGTTGCTGCGGGCGCCCCGCAGCATCGCCGAGATCGAGGCCTATCCGGCCGTCACCAGTTCCATGCCCGAAACCCGGCACCAGCGCTTCTTCGAAACCTGGAGCCGCACCACCGGCAGCAGCGCCGCCTTCGACCAGGGCAAATATGCCTTTGCCTCCAACTCGCTGGCCGCCTGCCTCGATTTCGTCGCCCGCACCGAAGCGGTGATCAACCACACCGACGTGATGGAAGCCGAATTCGAGCGCCGCGGCCTCAAGCGCGTCACCGTCACCGAACCCACCCGCCGCAGCATGATCGGCATCTATGTGCTGAACGAGCGGGCCGACGAACCAAGGGTGGCAGATTTGATTGCGTGGCTAGAAGCTGCGGCAAGGGCGGCGCTGCCGGCCTTGGGGTAG
- a CDS encoding dihydrodipicolinate synthase family protein, whose amino-acid sequence MTTINLPNADRSITSYTLTGEPIPFVRHKATDFSRIAYAAAHVVADPLASNDPWLTPAIDWDTTLKFRHRLWDLGLGVAEAMDTAQRGMGLTWTDAQELIRRAQAEARSRDDSLIAYGAGTDHLMPGPNVTIDQIIDAYEEQVGFVEGQGGRVILMASRALATAAKSPDDYARVYGRILSQVKQPVIMHWLGEMFDPALQGYWGNVDHDAAMDVCLDVIAANAHNVDGIKISLLSAEKEIAMRRRLPASVKMYTGDDFNYAELIAGDDQGYSHALLGIFDAIAPAASAGLAALGKGNNNEFFDLLEPTVPLSRHIFAAPTRFYKTGVVFLAYLNGLQDHFAMIGGQQSTRSAQHLSELFRLADKARVLADPDLAASRMRAVLAVHGVAA is encoded by the coding sequence ATGACCACCATCAACCTGCCCAATGCCGACCGCTCCATCACCAGCTACACGCTGACAGGCGAGCCCATCCCCTTCGTCCGCCACAAGGCCACGGATTTTTCCCGCATCGCCTATGCCGCAGCGCATGTCGTCGCCGACCCGCTGGCCAGTAACGACCCCTGGCTCACCCCTGCCATCGACTGGGATACGACGCTCAAATTCCGCCATCGCCTCTGGGATCTCGGCCTCGGCGTCGCCGAGGCCATGGATACCGCGCAGCGCGGCATGGGCCTGACCTGGACCGACGCACAGGAGCTGATCCGTCGCGCCCAGGCCGAAGCCCGCAGCCGCGATGATAGCCTCATCGCCTATGGCGCCGGCACCGATCACCTGATGCCCGGCCCCAATGTCACCATCGACCAGATCATCGACGCCTATGAAGAGCAGGTCGGCTTCGTCGAGGGCCAGGGCGGCCGCGTCATCCTGATGGCGTCACGCGCCCTCGCCACCGCCGCCAAGTCGCCGGATGACTATGCCCGCGTCTATGGCCGCATCCTCAGCCAAGTGAAACAACCCGTCATCATGCATTGGCTGGGCGAGATGTTCGATCCGGCTTTGCAGGGCTATTGGGGCAATGTCGACCACGACGCCGCCATGGATGTCTGCCTCGACGTCATCGCCGCCAATGCCCACAATGTCGACGGCATCAAGATTTCCCTGCTCTCGGCCGAGAAAGAGATCGCCATGCGCCGGCGGCTCCCCGCCTCGGTCAAGATGTATACCGGCGACGATTTCAACTATGCCGAACTTATCGCCGGCGACGATCAGGGCTATAGCCACGCCCTGCTCGGCATTTTCGACGCCATCGCCCCGGCCGCCTCGGCCGGCCTCGCTGCGCTCGGCAAGGGCAACAATAACGAGTTCTTCGACCTGCTCGAACCCACCGTGCCGCTCAGCCGCCATATCTTTGCGGCGCCGACCCGGTTCTACAAAACCGGCGTGGTGTTCCTCGCCTATCTCAATGGATTGCAGGACCATTTCGCCATGATCGGCGGCCAGCAATCGACCCGCTCGGCCCAGCATCTGTCTGAACTCTTCCGCCTTGCCGACAAGGCCCGGGTTCTCGCCGATCCCGATCTGGCGGCATCGCGCATGCGCGCCGTCCTCGCGGTGCATGGGGTGGCGGCATGA
- a CDS encoding Gfo/Idh/MocA family protein, whose protein sequence is MADRRLGLIMHGVTGRMGYNQHLVRSILAIRDQGGVALSNGDRLVVDPIIVGRDADKIERLAKKHNIARWSSDLDAVLANPEDTVFFDAGTTLMRASLIEKALAAGKHVYCEKPTSDSLEIAVNLAKTARASGLKHGVVQDKLFLPGLMKLKMLRDSGFFGKILSVRGEFGYWVFEGDWQPAQRPSWNYRKADGGGIILDMLCHWRYVLDNLFGEVQAVSCLGATHIPERVDEKGNRYKADTDDAAYATFELEGGVVAQINSSWTTRVRRDDLVTFHVDGTHGSAVAGLHKCWSQHRVNTPKPVWNPDQPQTMNFFGDWEEVPDNWPAQNGFKAQWEMFLKHVAEDAPWEYGLEAGAKGVQLAELGLKSWAERRWLDVPKLEF, encoded by the coding sequence ATGGCGGACAGACGGCTCGGACTCATCATGCACGGCGTCACCGGACGGATGGGCTATAACCAGCATCTGGTGCGTTCCATCCTCGCCATCCGCGATCAGGGCGGCGTGGCGCTCAGCAATGGCGACCGCCTGGTGGTCGATCCGATCATCGTCGGTCGCGATGCCGACAAGATCGAGCGCCTGGCCAAGAAGCACAACATCGCCCGCTGGAGTTCCGACCTCGACGCCGTCCTCGCCAATCCCGAAGACACTGTGTTCTTCGATGCCGGCACCACGCTGATGCGCGCCAGCCTCATCGAAAAGGCGCTTGCTGCCGGCAAGCATGTCTATTGCGAAAAGCCGACCTCGGACTCGCTCGAGATTGCCGTCAATCTTGCCAAGACTGCCCGCGCCTCGGGCCTCAAGCATGGCGTCGTGCAGGACAAGCTGTTCCTGCCAGGCCTCATGAAGCTCAAGATGTTGCGCGACAGCGGGTTCTTCGGCAAAATCCTCTCGGTCCGCGGCGAGTTCGGCTACTGGGTGTTCGAGGGCGACTGGCAACCGGCGCAGCGCCCGAGCTGGAATTACCGCAAGGCCGATGGCGGCGGCATCATCCTCGATATGCTGTGCCACTGGCGCTATGTGCTCGACAACCTGTTTGGCGAAGTGCAGGCCGTTTCGTGCCTGGGCGCCACCCACATTCCCGAGCGCGTCGACGAAAAGGGCAACCGCTACAAGGCCGATACCGATGACGCCGCCTATGCGACCTTCGAGCTCGAAGGCGGCGTGGTCGCCCAGATCAACTCGTCCTGGACCACCCGCGTCCGCCGCGATGACCTCGTGACCTTCCATGTCGACGGCACGCACGGTTCGGCCGTGGCCGGCCTCCACAAATGCTGGAGCCAGCACCGCGTCAACACGCCCAAGCCAGTGTGGAACCCCGACCAGCCGCAGACGATGAACTTCTTCGGCGATTGGGAAGAAGTCCCCGACAACTGGCCAGCCCAGAACGGCTTCAAGGCGCAGTGGGAAATGTTTTTGAAGCACGTCGCCGAAGACGCGCCATGGGAATACGGTCTCGAAGCTGGCGCCAAGGGCGTGCAGCTAGCGGAATTGGGCCTCAAGAGTTGGGCCGAACGCCGCTGGCTCGATGTGCCGAAGCTGGAGTTCTAG
- a CDS encoding TetR/AcrR family transcriptional regulator, producing the protein MDQRLADKAAPVKRARNSEKTKAAILVAGRAEFAERGFEGARVDAIAALAGANKRLLYHYFGNKEDLYRAVLLDAYQEIRRGERALSLDQFGPVDAMDRLVRFTFRHFLANPWFPRLLGTENIENARFLKTLPDIQALHSPLVGQIRTIVERGADAGIFRRDVDPVQLYISIAALGFFYVSNMATLSVIFSRDLSGIDMVQEREAQAVQMVVDYLRTRSG; encoded by the coding sequence ATGGACCAGCGGCTCGCGGACAAAGCAGCGCCTGTCAAACGCGCCAGGAACTCGGAAAAGACCAAGGCGGCGATCCTTGTCGCCGGTCGGGCCGAATTTGCCGAGCGGGGTTTTGAGGGCGCCCGGGTCGATGCCATCGCGGCCCTGGCCGGTGCCAACAAGCGGCTGCTCTACCATTACTTCGGCAACAAGGAAGATCTCTACCGGGCGGTGCTGCTCGACGCCTATCAGGAGATAAGGCGGGGCGAGCGGGCGCTGAGTCTCGACCAGTTCGGTCCGGTCGACGCCATGGACCGGCTGGTGCGCTTTACCTTTCGGCACTTCCTGGCCAATCCTTGGTTCCCGCGCCTGCTCGGCACGGAAAACATCGAGAATGCTCGGTTCTTGAAGACCCTGCCGGATATCCAGGCCCTGCATTCGCCGCTGGTGGGGCAAATCCGCACCATCGTCGAGCGCGGCGCCGATGCCGGCATTTTCCGCCGCGACGTCGATCCGGTGCAGCTCTACATCTCGATCGCCGCGCTGGGATTCTTCTACGTGTCCAATATGGCGACGCTGTCGGTGATCTTTTCGCGCGATTTGTCCGGTATCGACATGGTGCAGGAGCGCGAGGCCCAGGCGGTGCAGATGGTGGTGGACTATCTGCGGACGCGGTCGGGGTAG
- a CDS encoding sugar phosphate isomerase/epimerase family protein, with product MSADTVISLNLATTRQVWGFADAVDGCLRAGITAISPWRDQISAIGLAEAANIVKTNKIQVTGVCRGGMFPAETAAGRQANIDDNLRAIDEAAALNADCLVLVVGGLPGASKDIAGARQMVTDGIAAMLPHAKASGIKIAIEPLHPMYAADRACVNTIDQALDTCEILGETVGVAIDVYHVWWDPRLAQAIARAGRMKRIFAHHICDWLVPTKDMLLDRGMMGDGVIDLKGIRKMIEDAGFHGPQEVEIFSQDNWWKRPGDEVLSVIKDRVATVC from the coding sequence ATGAGTGCCGACACCGTCATTTCCCTGAACCTCGCCACCACCCGTCAGGTCTGGGGTTTTGCCGACGCCGTCGACGGCTGCCTCCGCGCCGGCATCACCGCCATCTCGCCCTGGCGCGACCAGATATCAGCCATCGGCCTCGCCGAAGCCGCCAATATCGTCAAGACCAACAAGATCCAGGTAACCGGCGTTTGCCGCGGCGGCATGTTCCCGGCCGAGACGGCAGCTGGTCGTCAGGCCAATATCGACGATAATCTCCGCGCCATCGACGAAGCTGCCGCGCTCAATGCCGATTGCCTGGTTCTGGTTGTGGGCGGATTGCCTGGCGCCTCCAAGGACATTGCCGGCGCCCGCCAGATGGTCACCGACGGCATCGCCGCCATGCTACCGCACGCCAAGGCGTCCGGCATCAAGATCGCCATCGAGCCGCTGCACCCCATGTATGCGGCCGATCGGGCCTGTGTGAACACCATCGATCAGGCGCTCGATACCTGTGAGATCCTCGGCGAAACCGTGGGCGTCGCCATCGATGTCTATCATGTCTGGTGGGATCCGAGGCTGGCCCAGGCCATTGCCCGCGCCGGCCGTATGAAGCGCATCTTTGCCCATCACATCTGCGACTGGCTGGTACCGACCAAGGACATGCTGCTCGATCGCGGCATGATGGGGGACGGGGTCATCGACCTCAAGGGCATCCGCAAGATGATCGAAGATGCCGGCTTTCATGGCCCCCAGGAGGTGGAAATCTTCAGCCAGGACAACTGGTGGAAGCGCCCAGGCGATGAAGTCCTATCCGTGATCAAGGATCGTGTCGCGACGGTCTGCTAG